In the Hermetia illucens chromosome 1, iHerIll2.2.curated.20191125, whole genome shotgun sequence genome, ggtcgtccgcaaaaccaatcagcgttgtctgctccagcacgcgaaggccaagcactccgtcgtacattatgttccacagcagcgatcccaatacagaaccttgaggcacacctgctgtcacaatgtactccttcggcctgtcgtccgtctcgtaccagagaagtctgtccgaaaagtaactctcgatgagccgagccaagtagctaggaacacccagtttggccaaagcgcccttaatccagccccagttggctgaattaaaagcatttttgacgtccagcgtcaccagagcacagcatttgcccatggccattgcatttcgagccaattccacgacctttgctactgcatagaccgtagaacgggctcgccgaaccccatattgccgctccgaaagaccacccgcaccTTTAGCTACTAATCATTGGGAAGTTtaccttatttatttattaaaaggtCAAAGATACATATTTAAGgacaaattgtaaaaaaaaataacacattCAGGCAGAGATGATGAAATTATGCTCTTAACGTTAATGACCACCAATTAGAAGGTGCGGTTCCTACATTTGTAGGCAAGTTCTTCAATGAGTCTTGATGCACAATTCCCCTTGTCTGCGTTCATCAATTTTGTCGAATCCTTCCGCAATATTTCAAGGATTTgccattcgtccaaggtgtgcGGCTTATTCACTTGCCGTACAAACTCCAGATTTACcctcttcacagaatttcccTTCTCGATGACGTGCATAGCTACCGATTATTGCAGCGTGTTGGTTCCTCGTCTCCCCCCTTGTTTACTTCATTTTTATGTTCTTTGAACCTCATTGTGATGAGCCGTTTTGTTTGGCCAATGTAGAACATCTCATAATAATTGCAGTTGcacttttctcttcttctttttagtgTTACGTCTCTATTGGATTTGAccacttttatattatattttcctagAAAAGATTTAATTCTGTAAAAATGTTTGGACAACGGTGTGCTAATCCATTTTGTTTCGTCTAAAGTGCTGGCTTGTTCGGAGAACGTTGTGTATTGGTTCTTCCATATTTAGTCTTGCTTCTTCTtcatcagtttttccattgtttcGGCGGTGCAGCCGTTCTTCATTGCTCAAGTATGTACATCCTTCCTTTATGGAAACCTGCCTTGGTTAAGGGACATGTGCAGAGCTGGTGtaccaattaaaataaaattcggttcgagtccgtttgggaaggatcgtatgacctttttatttaaattccaaacttagactaaagactacttacaatatttcttacaaagtaacctatcttgtaaacattatcctatctttatcatgtgtcgcgcacatgtccatattgcattttacaatgcgcaggtcaaaATGTCTTcacacatttcttacgaaatagggtacaagcaatataaataacattatgcttgtaccatttttattatcaggcccgttcacacatgttacaaaacaagatgcgttcttcgaacaaggtcctgttattatcttaagataagaatatgtctacaactatggtacaggcaatataaaatacattatgcctgcacccaataatatttattctatatgtataccctaaatattcatattgtgctattacttaCCATTGAAttgtaggcagccattttttgtgtTACGATATGAGCCGAAGTTGCTATTATTGTTCTTTGAGCCGCCGTTGGTTTTCTATATACCTCAAATTCGAGCTTCCCACTGTTGTTCATTATTCGCAGGTCCAAGAATGGTAGAGATCCAGTTTCTTCCCTTTCCACTGTAAATTGAATATTCGAGGGTATTCTGTTAGTTTCTGTTAGAGTGCTGTCCACCTTATTCTTTTCTCCAATGACTGATTCAACATATGCCATAAACATTTCCGTCACAAGTGGTGACATTGGGTTACCCATCGAGACTTCTGCTGTTCTTTTATAGAACTTTCCACGgaatgtaaaataattttcgctcATACACATTGTCGCCAATTTTATGTATGTTTTCACTTTTGACCTCCAATCTGGCGTGTTATTAAGTTTCTTTAACCAAACTTCTAGTTGGTAAATAGCTTGTTTAACCGGTGTATTTGGAAAAagcgcttttacgtcgaatgaTGCTAGCACTCCGTTAGTGATTATGTGTCCTGCTTCCTGTAGCTTGCTGGTGAGTTCAGTCGTGTTCCTTATTGTGTGTTTGCTATATGTGTTTCCCAGGGCTGAAAATTCTCAGATTAACCATTTTACGATGTTGTAAGTTGGTGAATTGGAATCGGTGATTATCATTCGCATTTCGTTTCCCTCTTTATGTATCTTGGGCTGACATCTAATTCGTGGTAATGATGGATTTGGCATTCTTAGTTTTGTTATGTTGTTGAAGATCGTACTAGCATCTTTGAGGGTTCGATCTACGCGTTTGATGAAAACAGACATCGGGTCCTTGCGAAGTTCAAAAAAGTTTCCGTTTGTGAGTTTAAACACCACAGCATCTTCGTAATCGGTTTTATCCATTATAACCACGTTGTTACCTTTGTCCGCTTTCAGATAATACACTGACTTTTCTCTTAGTTGACGGATTCTCCTGATGTTCTTCTAGTTTTTGCTTATCTGTCTTCAAGATATTATATTTTTGCTATCCCACTTCGAATCTCTTCATTCTTTTCGTTGCTAAGCCATTTTATTCCTGCTTGATTGTTGACGATGGCTTCTTCTAATCGAATTGTGACTGCTAAAGCATACCCTAATCCATTGTTCAAAGCTGTCAATTTTCTGGGAGTGAATTCGATTGATGATTTGTTTATCACGTAGTTCGATAGTGTGAGCAATAGGTTTTGCTTCTGTATCCTGTTTTGTGTCAGCTGAGCCCATTTGCTTTTATGCGCTTTCCGTTTCTTAGCCACTTCACATTCGAATGCTCTATGAATTTTTCCCAATATTTGATCCAACGGGGCTCCAATTGATGTTGCTTCTATAGCCAGTTTTAAATAGGTGTTATATGCttttaggttttgttttgctttgcTTTGTTGCGCGTAGAGTTCCGAAATTGTAGTATTCAGGGCTTGTATTTCCATGCGTTTCTTGACCTCACCAGTTATTCTGCAATTAGTTTTTATATGGATTTGATGGCATTTTGGTATCATTCGGTGTTTTCTACATATCTGTAAAAATGTTCTCGTTATTCCTCCCCAATGATTTCTTTAGCCTCaacaaaatgttgaaatcggattTCTGGTTGAACaccattttaattttaaaagaattacaagcatcggaacgatgactaatttttttttatgttttatgaATTTCTTCTGTGTCTGAATAGGTCGAGTGTTTAgagtgctgggctgtcgtagtggaaggtcgcggttcaaatgtcactggtggtagagggatttgttatcttgactggatgtcggatgccagttgactcagctgtgaatgagtacctgagtcaaatcagggtaataatttcgtgcgagcgcaatgttgaccacattgcctcctacagtgtactgtagtgtaccattacggtcttgaatgaagtgctctaagacactttaaggccctgatccaatatggattgttgcgccaacgattattattattatgaatttcTTCTATTCTACTACTAACCCCAAATTATATAATTTACGACTCAGTTTAATCTAAAAATATAAGAACAAATTGAAATTGGAATTGTTACAAAAACATTTCGATACTAAACATACTTACTACATATATCGATTATATACGTATTTCTTCTTTGAGTGGCATTCCTCGAAttataaataaagtaaaaacgTAATTTTtgcagaataaaaaaaaatttaggtaATCATTTTGAACAACATGATCCTGGTAAAGGACGAGCTGCGAAATTCCAACGTGAACTGAAATTGATAATGGTAGGCTGTGGTACAGGAAAATTTATAATGGATTATCACGGAATCAAACAAAATCTTTAGTCATTGATTTTGTTCTATGAACTGCTGAATTATCAATAATGGAAATGATAATAGAGAGataattttccaaaatgatgAACAAAATAATTCTAGTGATAGCACTGATATTGCAGTCATACGCAAACGTATGCGTTTGTTGTCAGGAAGTGACGACGAATAAAATTTTGTAATGTTTATATTAGTTTTACTCTttttatattaataaatttctgctattattttcttttatccaattcataattttttttataatatatttaatGTATTAAAGTGGGCAAGAACGATCTTGTGTCACTATCACTTGGTACAGATGTACAACGATTTgtcattcttcttttttctcccaGTTCTTTGTGAATTCGGTAACCATATGCTTTCTCGCTGGATGCGAGGCCTGTCTTTCAACTTATGCAGTTTTCTGAACGTCGCTCCAAATACACAACTTTTTCACGTCCTCAAAATTCCGGAGTTATTATTCCACAATCAAATGGATGCTGCCGctaaaagttttcaaaattacccttacgtttttcatgctgcttgAGTTATTCGTCGTCGTACTACGGGTATTGGTAACGTAGTCTCTGCTAGTTTCTCCTTCTTGTACGGTGTTGGTCGTCATTTGTGATTTCATCATTATTACCGTTACTAGCTTTGCCACCTCTTGCTTTATTTCCTCTTACCCAAGTCAGAGATCTTCGGTCGTTGTCttcgaaattcaaatttgagtTCTCGTACTCCTACCTCAGCTACTTTGTATTtgatctaggcctaccttagcaAGGAGCTCCAAGCATCCCGgattcgcgccgaggtccaacaattcaatattcctaaaagttgtcCAGCGTCCTGCCCTACCACATCCTCTCATTTGAAACAGGGTCTGCGACGTTTTCTTTCTCTATCACATGTATTGCCTCACCCACCACCACCTATTAACACGTTTGACTGCCAACTACGAGATAACTCGTAGATTGCGATCTTTTTTAGGACGCCAACTACGAGTTATCTCGTCCTATGTTTACTTACCATTTTTGTGCATTTACGATTAAACTCGTAATATATCAGTGCTAATATAGATAGATGGCTTCtaggaaaagaacaaaaaatcaatgcTAGCTTGCACGAacagaaaatttatttagaaactaacaaaaaatataattataaaaattaattaaaattcaagaggttgcataatattttattgttttttgtgtaaattctTAAAACAATTTTCCACACAAAGGGCTGGCTTCTCTTTGCAGACTGGACAGAAATAACGCGTTTCTCGGCATTTTTTTGCTTGGGTACATATACGACAAGGCTTTGTTGGGCGCTCTTTTTTTTCGGTAGGTGGCAAACTCTCTAAATAATGTAGCTcttgcaatttaattttttttgaaactggttgaaTTTCTTCACCAATCAACGCGATGAGGAATTCTTCTctgaactttattagttttacgTTAGAAGAAGTACCTTTTTGAAACATTTTGTGAGCATTGTGTATATATATCTCTATAATATGTAATGAAACCTTTTTGGGCCATCTAATACTCTTTCTTAGAGATGAGTAGTATGAAAGCATTTGATCTGATCGGTCTATGCCAGACATTCCATTATTGTAATCTCGTATTATATTCGGTTTCATAGAAATTTTTCCATTGCGATTACAGACCTCTACCATTTCAACAGCATCCATGTTTGAAATGCTAAGGACATCTCGTTTGTCCTTTCATTTGCATACAGTGACGGGTCCATTTTGCTGCCAAATACACTCCCCTTTTTTCAGCTTGCGATTTACCACATCTCTgggatttccttttctattactTCGTAGGGTTCCATACACATAAGTTTTTCGTGTAGTTAGCAGTTTTGTAAGAGTAAcagaattataaaaattatccaTGTACACTGCGTATCCCTTATCCAGATAGTCCTCCAGTAAATGTAAAACAACGTCAGCAGTGTGCCCTACTTTATTATCAGTTTCCTCACATTTTCCGCTataaatctttattttcatGACAAGACCGTCGGACTCACATAGATCATACAGTTTGATACCATAtttgtgttttttattttttatatattggcGGAAAAGCAATCTTCCTCGCCATAGTATCATGGATTCGTCAATACAAATATTTCTATCTGGTACATATCTTTCACGCATAACATGATTGAAATGATTTAGTATCGGTCTCACCTTGTATAATCTGTCGGCAGATGGTATTGACTTATCAACCAAATGAAAATAACGCAGTATCAACTGGAATCGATTTCGACTCATATGTGAGCGCCAAAAGTTTACATTATATAGCTTGTTTGTGCTCCAGTAATGTTCGATTGATGGAAAAGTGCAAGGTCCCATTTGCAACAAAAGTCCACTAAAAACTTTCATCTCTGCAGCACTGACGTCTTTCCACTGTGATAacctgttattttttttattactttgcgtttttccatttcttgcGCAGCATATAAATTAGtttgttccaccagtaatgCAAGAAATTCATCCGAAAAAAATAAGTCCACCAGCGTATGTACCGTAAAATTTGCCGTATCCAATTTCACACCaatattttcttggaaaataaataattcagaattttgttgaatttctgTCCACAAATCATCATtcgcatttgatgttgttgtttgagaATCATCGTTATTATCTTCAGGTTCAGGATCAACTTCACATTCGGAGACGACCATATCTTCACTATCACTTGAATTATCAGAAGGTTCATAATCACTACTATCGTTATCATCCTCATCAAACATCTCGTCGAATTCTGAATCACTGAGATTTGCGTAATACTCCATTTCATTTTGAGTCAGTGgtcttttcttttccatattgggttcttgataatttaattataacaataattataaaacaaaacacTCAAGAGGAACGTAAATGTGATGTACTCGACAAGTTCTGCAGCACTACTGATGAAATATGATGAAATATGCACGCGTATCTATGATTCAGAGATTAGAAAAGCGACAGGTAGAAACGTGTCTGTGCACGAATTATCTCGTAGTTGGCTTCCGCGAAGAGATTTCTGTTCCAGAAGCCAACTACGAGATAATTCGTATgcccttttttttatgaaaaaagcaacaaaaaaattatttttatgataCCTACGTACTAGAATTTGagtttttaataatataatgtgataaaatcaaattgccatttttggccagatttctgaaaattgccttggcagtcaacgtgttaacccagattttatccacaaccagacgagaCTGAGGCAGATGGTTTCCTAACAGCTTTTGTTCGATTTTAAAGAAGCTGCTCAGAAATTGGGAACAACAACAATCAtcagaattaaaaaaatatttctatcaTGACACAATATAGCCGTTGGCGACGTTGATTTTCAATGCACCAGACACACAGAAGTGGGAGATAGATGAAAAGTCAATGAGAACTTATTGGAAACGGACCGCAATCGATACATTCCTAATCTATTAAGAAATAACCATCATTATCACTGGTTGAGCATATTTTGTTATGTTAGGCACTCATGTCATCGGATTATATAATAAACCCTTTTAACACAGGAGCAAGCTAACATTATTGACGCAGGATATTGTTCCTTGTCGCAAAAATGCCAGCAAGGGAAATCATTGGGATCAACTATTATTCGTTTACAGAATTGTTTAACAACTTTGAATAGATGTATACATATCATATAtccaatagaataataataataataataataatcgttggcgcaacaatccatgttggatcagggccttgaagtgtgttagagcacttcattcaagaccgtaacggtacactaggaggcaatgtggtcagcattgcgctatcCAATTATATaaatgtttccaaaaaaatagTTCTGCAATTGTTTACAAGTATAAAAAAAATCTACTTAACAGGATTCTATTTTAACCTTCATCCGTCCCTCATTTCCCCACACATTAAAGTTCCTCGCGTATCAAATTGATACCCCATAGAAAGTAGACGTGTTTCatgcatttttatttatttttatttggaaaaataaaataaataataaaatatttcgaaaatattttatttaaaaaaaattgaattcagttcataagtatttattaaaaaaaaagtcgattttcgcaaaaaactttcaatcccgaaatgtaaaaaatgaaaaaatgaattaaattataGTTTATCAATGCAGTTTGTGCATAGTTTGAAATGATGTGCATTGCAAACATAAGTTATACACTTATCACAGCGATTGCTgtataaatttttgttgtttttatattcGCAATGTGCACAACGACTTCGTTTTCCTGCTGACGGAGCATGCGTGAGTTTTTGAGAATTTGGTAAATTCGATTTTCGCGATGCGTTTGTCGTTGATGTTGGCGCTGCTGATGTTGAtgtcgttggtgatgatgatcttgatgaaatattctgaatttcaTCTATAACAGCATTTGCATTTGGTGTTCGAGGACGAGTTTTTCTGTtcgcaatatatggtgtaactaATTGCTTTCCGAGCTCCACTAAGTACAAGCGACGGCGatacttttttttctcatatttccAATCTGCGTTGAGATGAATAAATATTACGAAACTGTTGTATGCTGAAGTATCAAGGATGTTACAGAAAAGGGCTAATGGCCAACGATTCACCTTGCGTTTGCAGCGATAAGTGCCTACGAGTTTATCTAGAGAATCAACACCACCTTTCGTCGCATTATAGAATCGAATAATTTCCGGCTTTTTTTGTTCGTCGTTAGCCACACTTTTCTGGTCATGAAGTGTACTAAATAGAGTGACAAAACGATTCTTTTTTGGTACGTAAGAGACCATTGTGCTGCGCAAATCATGATCGAACACAAATTCGGAATGATATActggtttgtttttcatttgcagcagcaatggtggaatttcttttcgattttttctgatCGTTCCAATCaacttgttttgtttctttttcaattctagGGCCAACTGCCGtgaagtaaaaaaattatctgttGTGATGTTACGACAACTCAGTTGATTGCTTAGAGTCAGAATAACTCTTTGGCCTTGATTTACTTCTGCTTTACAATTTCGATCGCGACCCGTATATACTTCAAGATTCCAAGCATAATATGTACTTGCATCGCACAAACACCATATTTTGATACCGTATTTATGCGGTTTTGATGGTATATATTGTGTAAATGGGCAGCGACCGCGAAATGGTACAAGTTGTTCATCTACTGTAACGTTTTTCCCAACAGTGTAACACATTTTCAATCGATTCACCCATTTGTCGTAAACGTTTCGTATTGGTGCCAATTTATCTCTTGATCGAATTCCCTTTCTCTGTTCTTTGTCATCGAAACGAATGCATTCATTTAttagtttgaattttttcaaagtcaTTGTGGCGCGGAAGATTGGTGGTCCTGTTTGGTCATCCCACAATTCATTTATACATTGCCCATGCGATCTGTACACGCCAGCTAATATTAGCAAACCATAATAGGCGCGCAAAGAAGCAATATCAACTGGTAACCAAAGTTCCTTGTATTTTCGAGATCCATATAAATTTGTCATTTCAACTATTGTCTTTTCGATTGGTTCCATGAATAATAGAAAAGACGACAAAATATCAGTACATCGTGACGACGCCAACAAAGTTCGACCTGTTCAAGCAAATATCACAAGCATAACAAGAAAAAGtagaatatgaagaaaaatttaccaGGTGTTTCATGTAGAGCAAATGAAGCATTAGATCTATTCGGCAATTGTGGCGGCGGCtcgaaataataacaatattttccatctttcgataaCACAAACTCCTTCGGTTCAGAACAAGTAGTTTCATGTTGCTGTGGTTCATTATCTACAACATCGTCGTCTGACTCGTATTCACTACTTTCATCATTTTCACCCGGTTCTGGTAAATATTCTTCGTCGTCACTACTAGTTTCAAATGGATGAAAAGCACTTTTTTCCTCGTCGTCTTCACGAGGatcgaaatcaaataaattcgacatttcgacaataacacgcgaaagtgaacacaaaATACGCTTGGCAAGCAGACAGAACTGTGTTCGTTTGATAGCTACAAGAAAACAAATGTCGGTACTGTACCTCTGTTCCGAACACATAACATTACGTAGTATCAATTTGATACGCGAGCAGCTTTTACGtgactttttttattgtgccaattgggtgaaaaataaaaaagaaggaaatatattatctaatgaatttcataaaaatattccttggGCCAAAAAAGCAggtcaaaatattaatattactaCAAAATACAGAACGTGAAAGTAGCGATTCGTATCAAACTGATACGAGGGACGGATGAAGGTTATCGAAATATAtcgaaatatatttattttttttttttgctttgggATGGTTATAAAGGTTAAGGGGGTTCCCTCCAAGTAAACCACTTTATGCGTGTAGTAGACCCCAAaccagggtgaaaattattaggGAGTCTGGTGAAAATTGTGGTGACATTTTTACTCGAGCCCTGGGAAGCCCCCCCGCCCCCTTCCACCTTTGTTTCAAATACAATGGACGATTACAGTTTGACTACTCGAAGGCTGAATCGATCATTGAGCGAATAGCTAAACAAATATCATCAAGAATGGGGTTTCCACTAACAAGTGATTGTCTATTTTCTGTTTTCAGGTAGTATTATTTCTAATGTGGCATAAATTGCTTTGACTCTTAAAACTAACATAAATTCCAGCCTGTTTCGAATGAATATCCTCCGTGCAGGGTGTTGAAAACAGTTACCAACTTCCtcccattcaaaagaaaaacatgTGTTACAGTTAACATATATCTTTATTGTATATTTTATTCATGTCGACTGACTATATGTTTCATAGTTTCATTACATCATCTGCTTTACTCATAAAATATATGGAATAGTtaataattttataaatatttgtagtatatattcatatatatatatgtaaggtAGAGAGAGCAGTATGCTGTTTTGGAATGTTCATGGTTGCGACTTTATACATGTTGCACTTTTATGTTTTCCCACCTACGTAAAACTATTCGAAATAAAATCCAAACCGACAAGTGGACGAGGGTATTTTTGCAGATTGAATTTCGAAGGAGTGTATAAGTTAAGATAATGGAAGGCTTCGTAAGTAAAAGCGAACTGAAAATTAGTTCCCATATTAGTGCTGTACAAGAATTATAATCACTAGATCAATCTATGTTAACTCCTCTATTATTCAATAATTATTCCAGACAGTTAGACATTACATATATGTAAGTACCATATCATATAATTATACGTGTATGTTCAATATATTTGACAATAATGATTATTTTCTGAGATGCTCCTCATCTCATGCtggatattcaattcaatattctTCTATTAGAATTCTTCCCTCTGCAGTATCTTAAAGCTCATCATTCATAATTTGGTACGGCGTTCGAGATAAGTGAAAAATGTCTATTGTACTATGCTGATAATCCATTTCTCAAGCGTCCACTGTGCAATTAAATTATTCGAGTGAACTGACTTTATCATAAACAGAGATTTTAGGAACCGGGCAAGAGAATTTGAAGGAATAATTTGGTATAAAAACTACAATCTTGTCACAATTTCCATGATCTCAGTTGAATATTATTACTAAGAAAAACGTGACCCCTATTTATCCATATGACTATAAGATTTCGGATGACTGGAATCCATTTCGTACGCatatgaaaatatattattCCTTTAAACACTATCGCTTTCAACGCCCAAATAGTTTTTTAGAATAAGTTTCCAATTGAGAAAATTAGGCGCATTCTGATTTCGTAACTAAAATACAATAATATAAACATCTCTGCAATAGGCTTTTAAAAGGTAACTTGCATAGGCTCGGAATAGAGTTTATTGACTATTAGATTCATAATTTACAGGCCGTCATAAGCTAGGCCTTAAACATTTTAAATTGATTCTCTTAATTGTTTCACGCTTttgatattttaaaagaaaCGAATTGACTTGAATTACCAATAGTCTTGATAGTTTTCTTTAGGATGCTTCCCATTTTTGAACTCATTATTATATGATCTAACTGAAAACGATTGTGGGTCAATTTTATCACCTCAACTATAAATTGCaaagttatattaaaaaaaagtcaactcGATTACTTTCCACTTTTTGGCTTAGTGTTATCATCGGTAATCGTGTCAGAAGGTTTTTTGGCTGTTGCTTTCTTCTGTGTTTCCTGCTTCTGTTGGGATGGTAGAGGCGACTGTTGATTTTGTACTTCAGTAGTAGTTGTCGAGGGTGTTACTGGAGTATCATCCAAGAAAAGGGGATTTTTCACTTCCATTTCAccagtctgaaaaaaaaaaattaaagcaaatATTGGAAATATTGTATAATTAGAAACAGATATTTACAGGGGCGAGCCCAGGACATTCGTAAACAGTATAATCGCCTTCCTCATTCTCGTCATCACTTTCAACATCAGTCAAGCCTCCAGGGTTTTCTCCACTACTCCTATTCTCCATTGCGATGATCTGCTGCTTCTGATGTTGATAATGGTACATTTGAGCACTTTGTGCCAATCGTCGATCGCCTGAAGGTGATATGTCTTTATTTGGCCCAGTCACTCCATACGCCGGATACTcaacatctgctgctgccttcGCTTTTTTGTGCAGTctaaagaaaacatttttttgataaattcacAACTTTTGCAAAACTCTGCATGACTTACGTGTACCAACCAATAATAAGTGCAATAAGTCCAACAGTAACCGCAGCA is a window encoding:
- the LOC119661571 gene encoding piggyBac transposable element-derived protein 4-like, whose protein sequence is MSNLFDFDPREDDEEKSAFHPFETSSDDEEYLPEPGENDESSEYESDDDVVDNEPQQHETTCSEPKEFVLSKDGKYCYYFEPPPQLPNRSNASFALHETPGRTLLASSRCTDILSSFLLFMEPIEKTIVEMTNLYGSRKYKELWLPVDIASLRAYYGLLILAGVYRSHGQCINELWDDQTGPPIFRATMTLKKFKLINECIRFDDKEQRKGIRSRDKLAPIRNVYDKWVNRLKMCYTVGKNVTVDEQLVPFRGRCPFTQYIPSKPHKYGIKIWCLCDASTYYAWNLEVYTGRDRNCKAEVNQGQRVILTLSNQLSCRNITTDNFFTSRQLALELKKKQNNTMVSYVPKKNRFVTLFSTLHDQKSVANDEQKKPEIIRFYNATKGGVDSLDKLVGTYRCKRKVNRWPLALFCNILDTSAYNSFVIFIHLNADWKYEKKKYRRRLYLVELGKQLVTPYIANRKTRPRTPNANAVIDEIQNISSRSSSPTTSTSAAPTSTTNASRKSNLPNSQKLTHAPSAGKRSRCAHCEYKNNKNLYSNRCDKCITYVCNAHHFKLCTNCIDKL